TTCGACCAGCACCGCCTCGGCCGCTGCAACGTCGGCGTCGGCGCTGGCAAGCTGGTTGCGATAATCCTGGTCGTCGATGCGGGCCAGGACCTCGCCCTTCTTCACCATCGCGCCGATCTCGCCGATGCGCTGGATGAGCTTGCCGGAAACGCGAAAGCCGAGATCGCTCTCCAGCCGCGGCTTGATCTCACCGATCGCGACGCGAATCTCGGCGTTGCTGGTCGGCGAGACCGCGACAGCCTTGACGAGCTTCGTCTCGGGAGTCGCCGGCGCCGCGTTCGATGCCTCGCTTCTCGCACCATGCCAGACTATGGCGGCGCCGCAGGCCAGGGCGGCGATCGAGCCGGCGACGAGGCGGCGCCTGAGCGGCTTGTTATCAAAGAGTGCGGCAATCATGTTGTCTCCATGCGCAAGGGTGCGGCCGCGCTTGGGAGGACGCGGCAGGCTGAAAATCGTGCCGGCTGCGGGAGAAAACGGTGTTTCGGCTCTCTCATGCGCCGGCCAGAACGTTTTGCGATTTCGGCGGCGCGAAATCCCGAACGGTTTCTGAAGATTTTCCGATGTTTTGCCGATGACGAGTTCGGAGCGCTATTGAGGTGAAGGCTGTCGGCTATTTAGCCAGATCATCCCTCAAGCCGACGTTCCTCTTTCGGCCCCAAAGCGGTCGCGCTAACGCCCTTGGTCAACATGTATTCATAGCCCTTTTGGAGGATAGGAAAGAGCCACCGACCGCATTGAAAACTACTCCTCTTCCTGATCCTTAGGTTCGCCCGACCATACGAGATTATACGAAGGATATGGGTTGGCTAACCATCCTGTAAGCCATTGATTTTCTTTGGCAGTCTCACACCCTCAGCGCCTACCATTGTCGTTATTTATCAATGCTTTATGGGGCGGTTCGCCACGAGGCTGCGCGTAACCAGACGCACGACTCGGTCCATCCCCTGGACCGCCAGTCGAACCTGCGATGCCTCGCGCGAATAGAGTTCGGCATGATCGATGTCGTCGTGACCGAGCAAGTCCATGGGCAGCCTGGTCGAGGCCCCGGCTTCCGCCAGATAGACCTCAAGCGACAGCTCAAGACTGAGTCGACAGTGCGTTTGCAAGCGATCTCGGCCTCACGTGAGGCCGAGCCGGACGAGATGGCGAACGACCGGCGAAAACATCTGCTGGCCGATATAGGATCCCATGTTCGTGTTCTCGAAGAGCACTTCGGCGAGGGCGCTGTCCTCGACCACCGGAATAGCGGCCTGCCGCGCTTGAGCAGCCATCTCGTTGGCAGCGCGGCCCTGACCTTTGCCGACGACCGTCGGCACCGGCGTTTCGCCCCTGATGTAACGCAACGCTACGGCCCGGTCACCGGATATGAAGACGATGACCGCATTTTTTACGCCCAGCTTCGCCGGCCGTATCACCGCTTCGCGCCGCTGCCGCTGCTGTTCATGGCGAATCAAGGGATCGCCTTCGAGGTCCTTGTGCTCGCGCTTGTATTCGGTTGTCGTCATGCGCATGTCGCGAAGAAACAGCCAGCGTTGAATAGGGACATCGATCACGCCGATGACGACAAAAGCCAGGCCGGCGGCGATTCCCAGAGGCGTCAGGACTGCCTTGATCACCGGCTCCAGACATGACGGACCGCAACCCGGCGCATCGAAAAGCGGCTGCAGCCATGTGGTCAGGACCACGACGAACAGGCATGCCAGCAGCACCAGCTTCATGAGGCCCTTGGCAAACTCGATGACGTTGCGGAGCGACAGGATCTTCTGCAGGCCCCTGGCCGGATTTATGTGGTCGAACTGCGGTTTGAGCGGCTCGAACGAGAAGACCGGCCCGAACGTCCCAAGCATGCCGAAGGCCGCAGTGAGAACGACAACGATGCCGACCAGCGGCAGCGTGGCAAGCATCAGCAGCGAGAATGAATGCCGGACAGCGCGCAGGCTGACATCGCCAAACGAACCGCCAGGCACGGTTACGGTCTGCACGAGTTCCGAAAGGTGCCTGAAGAGCATCGGCCAAGAAAAATAAAGATACGCGAGCGCTGCGAAGAAAGTGAAGCCCGAGATAAGGTCGCGGCTCTGGGGAACCTGGCCTTTGCGGCGGGCGTCGCGCAGCTTCTTGTCGGATGCCGGTAGTTTCTTTTCCTCAGCTTCTTCGGCCATGTTGCAATCTTACCGCACTGTTGTGGTTCCAGTCTGCCTATGGGCTGTGTAAGGTGGCGCCGGGCTTGAATACGGAGAGGTGGATATGCGGTTGCATGTCGTATTCTTGCCTGTGGCCATCGCGCTGGCGCTGTCCGCTTGCCAGACGGCCAAAACCGGCTCGATCAACGCGAAAGCCCAAGGCCCGTCCTCGCAGTCGGATCGGCTGATCAAGCTTGCCGACGATATCGACGCGCGCGGGGAAAGTGATACCGCGATCGCGCTCTACCAGCGTGCGGCAACGATGCCGGACGCCAAGGCGGGCGCGTTCGTCAAGGCGGGCGATGCCTATATGCGGGCCGGATACCCGGCTGACGCGGCCAAGGCCTATCAGGCCGCGCTCGCGAAAGCTCCCAATGACGGGAAGGCGATGCTCGGCCTTGGCTCGGCTATGATAGAGGCGGGCGACATCGACGCCGGCATGCGCGCGCTCACCCAGGCAGCGCCTCTGGTCAACACCAGTGGCGCCTATAACCGTTTGGGCGTGGCGCAGACATTCGCCGGCCAGATCACCGAAGCGCAGGCGACTTTCGCCCAGGCGTTGAAACTTGCGCCCGGCGACCTCGACGTCCAGACCAACATGGCGTTGGCGGCGGCCCTTGAAGACAATTCCGCGGCGGCATTGCCTTTGGTGCAGAAGATTGCGGCTGCACCCAATGCGCAATTGCACCAGAAGCGCAATGTCGTGATGGTCTATGGACTTCTTGGCCAGCCCGATCAGGTCAAGGCCTCGCCGCCTATCGGTCTGACGACCAAGGAGGTGGCCACCTTGCTGGCGCGCGCCAGAACCATCCGGTCGAAGGGCAGCACGCAGGCCAAGGCCAAAGCGCTCGGCTCCATCCTGGGCTAGAGCAATTCCAGAAAAAGCGCGAAGCGGTTTTCCGTCCGGAACTGCATTAAAACAACGAGATAAAGCAGTTCGCCGATTCCGTGAAACTGCGAACTGTTCTAGCGCGTGGCAGCGCAGAACCAAGACCGATCTCGCGTCAAGCTTGACGCGAGGAGCGGCGCTGCGGGCGCGGAGTTGGCATAGGCTCACTCGACTGGCTGCGTCGTTTGCGTCGTCGCCGGCGCTGTATTGGCTCCGCCAATCGGAGCCTCCTCGCCATCGAGGTAACGACGGGCCGCGCGCGCCGTCGGCGACGCCGGCGCCGCCCCCATGCGCTGGCCTTCGACAAGGTCGCGTTGGCTTTCTGCCATGCGCTGAAGATTGTAGGCATTGGAGCAGCCGGACGGCAGGTGGGAGCCGACACCGGAGACGATCGTCAAATCGGTCCTAGCGGCTGGATTGTCATCATCAGCCGGTTCGGCCAGGCATGCGTTGGGAGCAAGGACCGAGCCGCTGACGCCTTTCTCGGAGCCGCCGGTGTCGGTCGAGACATAGCTGTAGCCGGGTGAATAATCCTGCCGATGTTGCGGACTGTTCATGCAGCCTGCCAAAAACAGCGCGGGAACAACGAAGCAGAAAGCGATGCGCAATGTCATGGTCGTTTCCCGCTATTTGATGATCAGACCGGTCGCCGACGCGTCGTTGGCGTGCTTGCGACTGAGACGCTTGGCAGCCGGACGGTCGAGCGGCGTGGCGAGGCTGTCGCGCACCGGCGCCACCAGATAGGGAGTGATCAGGATGACCAATTCGGTCTCTTCATGCTGGAACCGCTGCGATTGAAAAAGGGGTCCAAGCACGGGCACGTCGCCGAGAACCGGAAATTTTTCCAGGTTGCGAGAGGTCCGCTGCTGGAAAAGGCCAGCGATCGCAAAGGTCTGACCGCTTGCCACCTCCACCGTAGTGTCCGCTCTTCGCACCACGAAGCTCGGCATGGCAAAGCCGTTGGCGCTTACGGAGCCGGAATCCGACAAAGAGCTGACCTCCGGCTGGACGTGCAGCGCGATGCGATTGCGGCCGATGAGCGTCGGGGTGAAACCGAGCGATACGCCGAAGGGTTTGTACTGGATGGTTGTGACGTCGGATCCCTGCGCGATAGGCACGGGAATCTCCCCACCAGCCAGAAAGTTCGCCGTCTGTCCGGTAACGGCAGTCAGGTTCGGCTCGGCCAGTATCTTGACCACGCCGTTGCGTTGCAGGGCCTCGATGAGGACGTCGAAATTGAGGCCGTGCGCCTGGTTGAGGCTCAGACCAAAATTCCCATCGCCGCCCGAGGGCACGCCATTGTCCTGGAACATGTTGAATTCGAAGCCACCGCTCTTGTACCCGACGGACCAGTCGACACCATACGACTGCAACTCCGTGCGCGAGACTTCGGCGAAGCGGACCCGGATGTTGACCTGCTGCGAGCCCTGCACGGTCATGTTGTTCAGTGGCGGCTGTTCCGGCGGCGAGAACGTTCTTGCGACGTTGTCCAGATCTTTCGCCTCGTCGACGCCTCGGGCTTCGCCCGTGATGGCGATGCGGGTTCCGAAAATGTGCAGATTTGTTGCCGAATTCGGTTGCATTGCATGCTTGGCCTCGGCGGCGGGCGTGATATCGGGCGTGACGCGGAATTGAGCGGTTGCCTCGATCCGCTCGTCGGCCGTGATCGCAATAAGGTTGGTCAGGCCGGGTTTGAGGCCAAAGACATAGACCAAACTTGGCGACACGATCTGGAGGTCCGCGATCGTGGTGTCCGCGACCAGGACGGATTCGACCGGCTCATTGAACCGCAGCAAGCGTCCTTGCCCGACCGGCAGATCGAGGCTTGGCTTGCTCGGCAGGGGCGAAGCATTCTGCGCCGCCGCGCCGCCGATCGTGAACAACAAAGCCAGCAAAACACCAACCGTCGCGATAGCGAGCCAGCGCATATCCGTCCGCCCGGCGGCGGATCGAACGCCTGCTGCGGTATCGTGGATTGTCATCCCGTTCCTCTCCTGATTCCCCAGATATCCCCGTTCGCCATGCCTTCG
The window above is part of the Mesorhizobium sp. WSM4904 genome. Proteins encoded here:
- a CDS encoding EscU/YscU/HrcU family type III secretion system export apparatus switch protein — translated: MAEEAEEKKLPASDKKLRDARRKGQVPQSRDLISGFTFFAALAYLYFSWPMLFRHLSELVQTVTVPGGSFGDVSLRAVRHSFSLLMLATLPLVGIVVVLTAAFGMLGTFGPVFSFEPLKPQFDHINPARGLQKILSLRNVIEFAKGLMKLVLLACLFVVVLTTWLQPLFDAPGCGPSCLEPVIKAVLTPLGIAAGLAFVVIGVIDVPIQRWLFLRDMRMTTTEYKREHKDLEGDPLIRHEQQRQRREAVIRPAKLGVKNAVIVFISGDRAVALRYIRGETPVPTVVGKGQGRAANEMAAQARQAAIPVVEDSALAEVLFENTNMGSYIGQQMFSPVVRHLVRLGLT
- a CDS encoding tetratricopeptide repeat protein translates to MRLHVVFLPVAIALALSACQTAKTGSINAKAQGPSSQSDRLIKLADDIDARGESDTAIALYQRAATMPDAKAGAFVKAGDAYMRAGYPADAAKAYQAALAKAPNDGKAMLGLGSAMIEAGDIDAGMRALTQAAPLVNTSGAYNRLGVAQTFAGQITEAQATFAQALKLAPGDLDVQTNMALAAALEDNSAAALPLVQKIAAAPNAQLHQKRNVVMVYGLLGQPDQVKASPPIGLTTKEVATLLARARTIRSKGSTQAKAKALGSILG
- a CDS encoding type II and III secretion system protein family protein, producing MTIHDTAAGVRSAAGRTDMRWLAIATVGVLLALLFTIGGAAAQNASPLPSKPSLDLPVGQGRLLRFNEPVESVLVADTTIADLQIVSPSLVYVFGLKPGLTNLIAITADERIEATAQFRVTPDITPAAEAKHAMQPNSATNLHIFGTRIAITGEARGVDEAKDLDNVARTFSPPEQPPLNNMTVQGSQQVNIRVRFAEVSRTELQSYGVDWSVGYKSGGFEFNMFQDNGVPSGGDGNFGLSLNQAHGLNFDVLIEALQRNGVVKILAEPNLTAVTGQTANFLAGGEIPVPIAQGSDVTTIQYKPFGVSLGFTPTLIGRNRIALHVQPEVSSLSDSGSVSANGFAMPSFVVRRADTTVEVASGQTFAIAGLFQQRTSRNLEKFPVLGDVPVLGPLFQSQRFQHEETELVILITPYLVAPVRDSLATPLDRPAAKRLSRKHANDASATGLIIK